Sequence from the uncultured Flavobacterium sp. genome:
AAACTATTATGCATGGTAAGTTTGTTAACTATAATGAGAAAGGTATAAAAATTTCAGAAGGACAATTCGTAGATGATGAGCCAAACGGAAAATGTCTATATTATTATGATAATGGCAAAATAGAAACAATACAATTTAAAAAAAATAGTAAAATTACTTTAGAGAGTATCAATTATAATCAAAAGGGCTTGATTGATAAATATATTATGTGTGATGATTTTGGAAAATCAGTTTTTACAATTTATTTTGATGAAAAAGGGGTTACTAAATATGATGGTAACTTCCAAATAGAAACTTATCAGTATAAGTACGCTCATAAAAATCAATTTAATATTTTGAATGACCAGCATTTAAAAGTAGGAGATGTTTTGAAATATAGTTATCTTATTGCTAACATCCCTAATGCTAAACGCAGTTTTAAAATAGATAATTTGTCTGTAGATAATTCTAAAGTAAATAGAACTTTTAAACATGTAAAGCCTTGTGAATTGGATGTAGAGGAGAAAATCGTCAAAAAAGGTTTAAATACAATTAGGAGTATTGTTCGATATGAGTTTAATGATAATGTGACTCCTGTCTTTACGGACACAATTTCTTTTAACATTCATATAAAATAAAAATGACAGTAGTTTCAAAATTTGAAAAACTTTATCTGCTGAGAATTGTTTTTTTACCAATTATTTGTATTGGTTTAAGTGTTTTACTTGTAGATGTTAAGATTAATTACAAAAAGGATGCTGATGTCATTTTTCCAATTTCTTTTCTTCTAATATTAGGGTGTTTAGTTTTGTTTAATAATTTAAAATCACTTTATAAACTCATTGTGGAAGAGAAAAAAATCACAAAAATCTATTTTCTATCCAGAAAGAAAGAAATTATCTTTTATACATCTATTAAAAGTTTAGATAAACAATTTATAAACGGTTCATATATTTATGAAGTTGGTAAAATTTCATCTGGATATTACAGGTACGTATTTAACTTAGAAAATGATAAAAAATTGATTATATCTCCATTAAATTTGAAAAATTATAGACAATTAGTTGCAGAAATTAATCTTCATTGTGGTTATTAATACCCCCGCTCTCCGAAGAGTTCCTTACAAAAAAGCTGCGCATTCTATGATAAAAAACAAATAATATATTAAAAAATTAAGCTGCAAATTTATAAGTATTGATATAGGGAGTTTCTCTGTTGATAACGGCAAAAACTCTGCTTATAAGTTTGCATCTAATATTATTTAAAACCAACATTGAGTTTTTACCTTCCGTTTTTTTCTTATTGTAATATTCTTTTAATTGTGGATCGTATTTTAATGTTGTCATAGCACACATTTGTAATAATGTTTTCATTTTTTTATCTGCCATATGACTTACTCTGGTCCTTCCTTTTATACTGGAACCGGAACTATGTTCAAAAGGCGCAACACCTGAATAACAGGCAAATTGTCTCCAATTTTTAAAAGCTGTAAATCCTTTTGTAGCAATAATCAAATACACGCTGGTTTGTTCTCCCAATCCAGGAATTGATTTGATAAGTTGAGCTTGCTTAGATAATTGATCGTTTGTTTTAATGACTTCTTTAATTTTTGACTCAATTTTATGAATAGAATTTTTAATAGATTTGACAAGCGTTTGGTTAATTTGTGATACTTCTTTAAAAATTATTTTGTCTGTGAAAGCCTTACTTTCCTTGGTCGTTTGTATAAGTAATAACGCTTTTAGCATTTTCTCTCTTTCAGTATACAGCATTTTTAGTTTTTGAATATCTATGCTTGCAAAAGTGAATAGTTTTAATTTATCAATGTTTCTATAGCTGTAATAAGAAATATCTTTAGCATCAGTTTTATCATTTTTTCCTCTTGAAATTCCTTTTGATTTTTTTATTTCAATAGCAGGAACAATCCATAAATCTAAATTAAGCTTTACTAAAACATTTGATAAATGATTCGTATAGACACCCGTGTTCTCACAACAAAAAAGAGTACATTTTGTATCAAATTTTCTATCGATTTTTTTAATAAATATTAAAATATTTTTAATATTGTTTTCTATGATAAAATGCTCTGATTTAAGAGTTAAAGAGTCAAGGATATTAATATCCAATTTTGCTTTTGATACATCAATCCCAACATAAAATAAATACTTTTTCATAACTTTGAATTTAGGATAAACAAAAATGTTGAACTTCTTTAGAGCCTTTATTAGACCGCCATGTCTATCATTCTATTTGAAGCAATTCAACAGGATTCAAGGAGAAGGCAGAGGACTAATGCGCAGCATAGTGCTTAACTACAAATGTCTAAAGTTCACCTCTGCTTTCCTTTGAATAAATTTAAAGTTTTTTATCTAATTCAAAGTAAAGGCAAATGTCTCTGAATTTGCGCAATTTTTTTATGTTGTAATATCAGATATTAACCGTTTATTGAACTTGTCTAAAATATTTAGAATATATATCGTATGGCCAAAATAACATTTCTCTTTCTTTTCTTTCCTATCTTGGTAATTTGCCAGATAAAAGAAGCAAGAAACAAAAACAATAATATTTCAATTTCATATAATCAGTTTATATATCAGAAAATTGCAACTGATACTATTAAAAAAATGTATGATAATCAGAAGGAAATGTATAAATATTCAAATACATTAGGAAGTGAAGCAATATCTAATAAATTTAATCTGAATGAACTTACTATTCTTGTAATACCGAAATTTAGACTAAAACGAATTGCAAATGAATTGTATGAATGTGATAAAAATATTGAGAATTTTATCGAATTTGAGGAAAAATACAAGTATATGTCAGCTATTTTAATAAATGATAAAAAATACGTTGCAATGCAAACAGTACCTCATCCATATTTTGAAATAGAAAGAATTAATGCTCCAGATCTTAGATTAAAAGTAGATAAATTTGTTTATGACGAGTCTATTTTAAAAAATTTTATCGCAAATGAGTTTTATCTTAAAGCTATTCAAAAAGATATAGAGGAAAGAAAAAATAATTTCTTTTTTGGAATTTATGGATTATGGGATGTAATATTTGAAATCGATAATAAAACGGGCTTATTATATGCTAATAAATATGATTATAATACAACTATTCATTTACCTGCAAATGATTATTTAAGAAAATATGAAGGACAAACAAAAATTAGAGAATTAGCACGTGGTTATTATGAAGACATTGACGGTTTAGGAACTTTAGATCCAAAACCATGTGACGGAACCGTAATTTCTAAAAAACAAATAACTTTAAAAGTAATAAAAGTTAATAGAGAAAATTAACAAGCTAGTTCGGCAAGAAGTCCTAAAAAAGTGCGCAAAGTCAGAGACATTTACGCAGTTTGACAATAGAAAAATCACAACAAGAAAATGAAAAAAATAATACTATTTTTTGTTATAGTTTTTTCCTCTTGCAAATCAAAAGATTGTGCGAGTATGAATTATAAATTAATTGATGAATATGAAAGCAAATTAGCGATAGTTAAAAAGGCTCAAAAAGAAGAAGTAAAAGTCGTAGAATATAGAGACGCCTTGACGTATTTATCAATTACGAGTGGTGTTATGACTTTAGCAGAATATAGTGATATGATTGGTTATAGAAATGCTGCGGATTATAATCACGATATGAAACTTTGGCGAGAATGGTTAGACAAAAATCGTTGTGTGGCTGTTAGTGCCAAAGAATGATCTTTTATACTTCTGAAAAGATTCTTATAAAAAACTCCGCAAATATCTCATTTATAATTTAAAAACAACAAAGCTCCAGATTTCTCTGAAGCTTTGTTTAGTAATGTTGTAAAGTTGATACCTTAAAAATTAGTATTTACTTTTTTAGAACGATCTGCGATGTATGACATAAGCCACGTTACTTGTCCATCTTTAACGAAGAATACTTTCTTAGTCTCTAAATTTGGAATGCTTTCCAAAAAGTTCTGTAGAATGTTATTTGCCGAAATAAGGTATTTCTGGTCATAGGTACTCAAAACTCTTGC
This genomic interval carries:
- a CDS encoding transposase, with protein sequence MKKYLFYVGIDVSKAKLDINILDSLTLKSEHFIIENNIKNILIFIKKIDRKFDTKCTLFCCENTGVYTNHLSNVLVKLNLDLWIVPAIEIKKSKGISRGKNDKTDAKDISYYSYRNIDKLKLFTFASIDIQKLKMLYTEREKMLKALLLIQTTKESKAFTDKIIFKEVSQINQTLVKSIKNSIHKIESKIKEVIKTNDQLSKQAQLIKSIPGLGEQTSVYLIIATKGFTAFKNWRQFACYSGVAPFEHSSGSSIKGRTRVSHMADKKMKTLLQMCAMTTLKYDPQLKEYYNKKKTEGKNSMLVLNNIRCKLISRVFAVINRETPYINTYKFAA